CCGTTTGTGAGGGGCTTTTCTTTAGGCGATTCGCCAAAAATGGATATTGTCTCCCCAGGGCTCCGCTTGTGCCCATTTTTGACCAATCTCTGCTAAGAATAGCTTCAGTAGTTCCCAGAGGAATGTTTGGTTACTTCCATCAGGGAAACTTGTAGTTGAACAAGGAGTGTACTATTACTTTAATAGGCTAGGGCATCATCAAACCACCAAGTCATTAATGAATTGTTAGATTTTGAATATGCCAGATATAATATGTGTGATATGTATGGAGCTTATCGAGACCTCGATGCGTCGTTAGTGCAATTGTGTGTGGGTTGGGCTCATCTCAGGCG
This region of Suicoccus acidiformans genomic DNA includes:
- a CDS encoding IS66 family transposase — its product is MNELLDFEYARYNMCDMYGAYRDLDASLVQLCVGWAHLRRKLFEPMLNPPISTTLAYKAVQ